The sequence CCCCCACATCGCCCTTCGGCCGTCCCCCCATTTCGACACCGAGGAGGGGACCGGCCGGTTCGTATCGTCACTCGAGCGGTACCCACTCGCCGTCCTCGGGGATGACAACCTGGGAGATGACGCCGGCCTCGGTGAGCGCCTGTTCCAGGTCCGCCCGCGACTCCAGGCAGTGATTGATGGCGTCCATATGTACCGGGATCACGGTCGCGTTCGGGCGCGCCCGACAGACCCGCTCGACGTCCGCCGCGGTCATCGTGATGGGTTTGCCCTCGTCGAACCGTGCCCCGCCGGCGTTCACGACGATGACGTCGGGCGTGTGCGTCGCGAAGGCGTTACAGAGTTCTGCACACCAGCGCGTATCCCCCGCCACGTACAGCGACGGTTCCTCGTCGGCCGTGAAGACGAACCCCGAGACCGGTCCCATCTTCTCGGCGAGGTCGTCGTGGCCGTGTCGACCGCCCGTCCGGGTGATGGTGATGCCCTCCCACTCGACGCTGTCCTCGACGGGGCGGACGTCGGTGAACCCCGCTTTCTCGATGGTCTCCTCGTCCGGCGGCTGGCAGAACAGCGGCAGGTCGGAGGGGAGGGTCTCCATCGCGACCTCGTCGAAGTGATCGCGGTGGGTGTGGGTCACCGCGACGGCGTCGATAGCCCGCAGATCGACCGTCGGCAGCGGGACGAGCGGGTTTCGCTTCTCGTTCGGGCTGTTTTCGATGGGCGGCGTCGACCCCTCGTCGGCCAGCATGGGGTCGACGAGGACGGTCGCCCCACCGTATCTGACGACCAGGGTGGCGTGGCGGAGCAAGCGGAGCGCGGAGGGTGTGGTGGACATACCGGGACTGACGGGAGCCACCGGCTTAGATGTATGGTGAATCACATTTCTCGACGACCGTTTTCCCCCCATCTCGTGTCCCCTTCGGGGGCGTGTCGCGAGATAAGGAGGGAATCACTAAGTGTGGAGCCGACTAACCCGCCCTTATGAGATATATCGGGGTCTTTCTCTCGCTGCTGGTTGCCACGAGCGTCGTGGCGATGGGGGGAGCGGGGGTCGCGAGCGCACAGTCGACAGTCACACTTACCGTCTCGGTCACCACGGCGGACGGGGCCGCGGTCGACGGTGCCGACCTCACCGCCACCTGGGACGACGGGTCGACGACCGCCACGACCGCCTCGAATGGGAAGGCGTTCGTCGACGTCCCCGACGGGGCCGACGTGACCATCGAGGTGGCCCACGAGGACTACGTCCGTAACAGTCCCTACGAGGTGACCGACGCGAGCGAACGCGAGGTCGACGTCACGGTCGCCGCGAAGGCGAACGCGACCATCGCCGTCGAGGACGACGACGGACCGGTCGAGGCTGCCCGAGTCGTCCTCGAGATGGACGGCGAGACGGTCCTCGACGCGGAGACCGCTGGGGGCGACGTCGAGACCGACACCATCGAGGCGGGCACCTACGACCTCACCGTCTCCAAGAACGGGTACTACACCACCGAGACCGAGCTCGCGATCACCAACGACACCACGACCACGGTCACCATCGAGCGCGGGACCGTCCCCCTCACCGTCAACGTGACCGACGACTACTTCGAGCCACCGCGAGGCGTCTCGGGTGCGACCGTCGAGGTGGAGGGCGCGGGGAGCGTCATCACCCAGTCCGACGGCACCCAGCAGATCAGCGTTCCCGTCAACTCCCAACCCGCGGTCACCGTCTCCAAGGACGGCTACGTCACCGTCGAACGCACGATCACCGTCCGCGAGTCCGAACGGACCATCCACTTCGACGTCGACCGCGAGTTCGCGCTCTCCGTCGAGCGTTCGAACCAGCAGATCGTGGTCGGTGAGACGGTCCGCGTGACGGTCACCGACGAGTACGGCGACCCGGTCGCCGACGCCGTGGTGCGACTCGACGACTCGGTCGTCGCCCGCACGAACGACGAGGGCGAAGCCACCATCTCCATCGACGAGGCCGGCGAACAGGAGTTCACGGTCAGCAAGGGCGATGCCATCTCCGCCTCGACGACGGTGACTGGCGTCTCCCCGGGCGACGAGACGACCGAACAGACGGAGACCACGGCGACGACCGAGCCTACGACCACGGATTCCTCGACGACGGAGGTGGGTGGCCTCCCCGACATCCCGGGTGAGTACATCCCGCTCGCCATCGTCGGGGTCGCCCTCATCGCGGTGCTCTTCGGCGTCCGCTGGTGGCAACAGCGCTGACGGCCAGTACAGCCTTGGTCGTCGCCCCCGCCGTTAGGCTATGACCACACGATTCTCCGCGTCCGCCGAATTCGATCGCCTTCAGTCGGTCCGCGTTCACGAGCCCGGCCTGGAGATCTGGAGCGGTGCGATCGACCCGGCCTCGCACCTGTTCGAATCGCCGGTCGCCCCCGACCAGGCCCGACGCCAGCACCGTCGGTACGTCGACGTCCTGGCGGCCAACGGCGTCACGGTCCACACGCTCGCCGGCGACCTCGCGGCGGCAGACGCCCTCGACGACCTGGTCGCGGAGTATGCGACCGTCGAGTCTGCCGTCGACCTGGGTGCGACCCTCGCGACCCTCGACCCTCACGAGAAACTTCAGTTGGCCCTCGCCCGTGCCCGCATCGGCCCGGGCGATGCTGCGCCGGCCAGTCTCCACGTCGAGCGCCCCATCTCGAATATCTTCTTCCAGCGGGACACGACCATCCTGGGTGACCGCGGCCCCATCCTCTGTACCATGCGTTCACCGGTCCGCCAGCCAGAGGTCTCCATCGTCGACCGCGCCTGGGAGGGAATCGGCGCCGATGTCGTCCATCGGGCGTCGACGGGCCCCATCGAGGGCGGCGAGTTCCTGCCGCTCGGCGAGTTCGCCCTGCTCGGCGTGTCCGGGGTCGTCGACGGCGAGGAGCACGTCATCCGGACGAGCTACGCTGCCGGACGGGCCCTCCTCGATGCCGGTGCCGTCGGCTACGACGAGGTCGGCCTCGTGCGCGCACCCATCGAGGCAGACCGCGCACTCGCCGCCGAGCACGACGCACCGTCCCGGTTGATGCACCTGCTCGGCTGGGTCAACGTCGCCGCGGAGGGACTCGCCGTCACCTTTCCCACGCTGGCGAGGGCCGCAGACGTCGACGTCTTCGGGCGCACCGAGGGTGGCTACGAACGTCGCGAGACCGTCTCCCTCGCTACGTATCTCGACCGGAAGGGCTACGACGTGATCGCCGCTTCGCACCCCGAACGGTGGCCCACCAACTTCGTCGCCATCGACGACGGTGTGGTCGTTCCGCTGTACGAACCGGACGAGTCGGGCGATTACCGCCCCGAGAACAACCCGACGATTGAAGCGATGAAAGAGCGTGGCGTGACGATCGTACCAGACGGGGTGGGGCTCCCGACGGGTCCCTTGACGAACGGGGCGGGCGGCCTTCACTGCATGACGACGCCCGTCAATCGGGCCTGAGATGCTCGACGAACCACTCGCCCGCGTGGTCGGCGACGGCCTCGAGTTCTCTCTCCCCCTCGAAGAGATGGCCGGCCCCCTCGACGACCGTCACCTCCGTCTCGCACGCCAGGGCCGTCGCGGCCTCGCGATTTAGATCGAGCACCTGTCGGTCGGCCCCGCCGACCACGAGTCGCGTCGGTGCCGTCACCGAACCGTATGCCGCCTCGGCGAGGTCCACTCGCCCGCCCCGGGAGACCACCGCCTGGACCCGTTCCGGTCGCCTGGCCGCCGCGCGCAGCGCCGCGGCCGCCCCGGTACTCGACCCGAAGTAGCCAGTCGGCAGGTGGCCGATATCCTCGCGATCGTCGACCCACTCCGAGGCGGCGACCAGCCGGTCGGTCAACAACGCGATGTCGAACCGGTTCTCGCGGTCTCGGTCCTCGGCTTCGGTCAGCAGGTCGAACAGCAGCGTCGCGAGGCCCCGGTTGACGAGTTGCTCGGCGACGAACTGGTTGCGCGGGCTCTTCCGGCTACTCCCGCTGCCGTGGGCGAAGACGACGAGCCCGATTGGATCCTCGGGAACCGTCAGATCGCCAGGAAGCGTCACGTCGTCCGTTGGTATCGTCACCTGGGTCGTCGGGGCCATAGCTGTCACCTATCCAATCGTTCGTCCCGGGCCATCATGAATCCCGACCCCCACTCCTGGTGACCCCCTACAGTCATATCCGGCGAGTGTCATGTGGTCGTATGGCACGCATCACGCTCGCCGACCCCGCGGATCTGCCCCCCGAGAAACGCTCGCTGCTCGACTCCCTGTCGGACGCCGACGACGCCGTCGTCGACCACGACCTCGAGGGCGGGACGCTCAACGTCTACCGCGCGCTCGGACGGAACCTCCCCATCCTCGAGGGCTTCCGCGACTTCGGCGGGGCCGTCTGGCACGGCAGCGACCTCGAACCGGTCGAACGCGAACTCGTCATTCTGGCCACCTCCTACCACACCGATATGCGCTACGAGTGGCACCAGCACGTCCGCGTGGCCCTCGACGAGGGCATCTCCCCGGAGACCATCCTCGCGGTCTCGATGGATCGCCTTGACGAACTCGACCCCGAACACGCACGGCTGGTCGAGTACGTCGAACACTTCGTCGCGAAGGACGTCGACGACGAGACCCACGAACGCCTCGCCGCCCACTACGACGAGGCGACCATCGTCGGCATCGGCATGCTCTCCGGGCTCTACCTCGGTCTCGCGCACGTCCTCGACGCGCTGGCCGTCGACCTCGAGGCGCCCTTCGTCGGGTGGGAACTCGAGAACCTTTAGGCGATATTCCGACTCAGGTCGACGGTGATGCCACCGGAGAGGTCCAGTTTGACCGTCTCCTGGGGCGCGCTTCGCCCGCGGAACTTCGGCACCGAGAGTCGCGTGTCGATACCGTCGTCGGTGACGTCTGCCGATAGCTGGAAGGCGATGTCCGCGACGTAGTCGGTGACGTCCCGGTGGTCGGGCACCGCCTGCCCGTCCAGACAGTGGAGCACCCCGATGCTGTTCGTCCGGGTCAGGACTCCAGAAAGGTCGTTCAGAAACCCCAGGTAGTCGTCGGTCTCCGCCCACTCGAAGACGTCCACGGGGTCGACGACGACGGTCGTCTCCGGGGGAATCTCGTCGATGAGGGCAATCGCCTCCCGGAGCATCGACGGCGCCCCCGCTGCCGCCTGCGCCGATGACGCCGGACCGAACTCCTTCACGGCGACGCCATCGGGCGGGACGCCGGCCCGGTCCAGGGAATCGCGGACGGCGGGGGCCGGACGCATCGTCGTGAGGTAGACCGTCGGGCGTGCGGCGACCATCTCGTGGATGAGTATCTCGGCCTGACTGTTCGGCGGCGCCGCGAGTTTGACCAGACTGCCACGCGGGATCCCACCGTCCAGCAACCGGTCGAGCGAATCGATACCCGTCGGTAGTCGGTCGATCATCGATGTCATGGACCCTGCCCTCCGGCGACTGGCTCGCGGCGGTCCCCCCGGCGAGCGGCTTCGGTCGGCGACGCAACTCGTTCCATCTGGTCTCGATGGGAGAAAGGCCCTGTCGGCGTATTGTTATGGCGCGTATTACCCCTCGCTCGCGTGTGTGAGTGTACTGTATACGACTCCCGATTGCTCCTGCTATCGTCACCCCGTGACCGCGAACGCCAGGACAGGCCGCCGGCCCCTCCGGCGGTTGTCGAGCGAGTCGACCGTCCGTTCGGGGACCCGGCCCGGAGCGCTTCGCTCACTGCCGGGACGGCTCCCAGCCATTGTCGGAGTAGTTACCAGAATAGAGCGACTAACCGGCGGGAATATTGTGATTAACAATACCCATCGGGGCGCACTGAACAGAGTGTGCCGAACGACCCAACCGAGCTGAACCCGCTGTCGGAGACGGGTGCCCCCGAGTCGGGGCCGGCCCGTGCGACGGGGTGGGGGGTGCCGTTCGGTCGCAACACAATACGAAACCATGCAACTGAAACAATTCCTCGGTTCGGATGAGGATCGCGCGGTCTCCCCGGTCATCGGCGTCGTGCTCATGCTCACGGCGACGGTGATCATCGGAGGCGTCGTGGCCTCGTTCGTGACCGGAATGGGGAGTGGGATGGAGAGTGCGCCGCAGGCGAGCTTCGACTTCGACTACGACGACACGGACAAAAACGTCACCATCACGCACGAGGGAGGTGCGACCATTGCCGCTGATCAACTCGAGGTCAGGGTGTCTGGGAACAATACCGATACGATAGAAGTGTCGGATAGGGTGAATGATTCGGTTTCCACGGGAACGGAGATCGATATTGGTGATGTCTACGATGACGATAAGGTTCGTCTCGTCTGGGAAAGCCCTGACAGCGACAAGACCAGCCAACTCGGGAAGTGGGTCGGCCCGGACGCCTGAGTGAGTAAATCCATCGAGTGAGGTACCGATTTTCAGCCATTCCGAACGTGAACGGTTGGCCGCGAGAGGCTGCCGTTCGGTTCAGGGGACGCGAGCGGTCGCGTCGACGCAGACCAATGACAGAACAGGAAACTGGGAGGAGAGAACGGCAAACCGGCGACGGGGGAGCGCCGGCTCGGGCGCAGACCGAGACGATCGGGGTCGTCAT is a genomic window of Halanaeroarchaeum sp. HSR-CO containing:
- a CDS encoding MBL fold metallo-hydrolase, with the protein product MSTTPSALRLLRHATLVVRYGGATVLVDPMLADEGSTPPIENSPNEKRNPLVPLPTVDLRAIDAVAVTHTHRDHFDEVAMETLPSDLPLFCQPPDEETIEKAGFTDVRPVEDSVEWEGITITRTGGRHGHDDLAEKMGPVSGFVFTADEEPSLYVAGDTRWCAELCNAFATHTPDVIVVNAGGARFDEGKPITMTAADVERVCRARPNATVIPVHMDAINHCLESRADLEQALTEAGVISQVVIPEDGEWVPLE
- a CDS encoding PEGA domain-containing protein, translating into MRYIGVFLSLLVATSVVAMGGAGVASAQSTVTLTVSVTTADGAAVDGADLTATWDDGSTTATTASNGKAFVDVPDGADVTIEVAHEDYVRNSPYEVTDASEREVDVTVAAKANATIAVEDDDGPVEAARVVLEMDGETVLDAETAGGDVETDTIEAGTYDLTVSKNGYYTTETELAITNDTTTTVTIERGTVPLTVNVTDDYFEPPRGVSGATVEVEGAGSVITQSDGTQQISVPVNSQPAVTVSKDGYVTVERTITVRESERTIHFDVDREFALSVERSNQQIVVGETVRVTVTDEYGDPVADAVVRLDDSVVARTNDEGEATISIDEAGEQEFTVSKGDAISASTTVTGVSPGDETTEQTETTATTEPTTTDSSTTEVGGLPDIPGEYIPLAIVGVALIAVLFGVRWWQQR
- a CDS encoding arginine deiminase family protein; translated protein: MTTRFSASAEFDRLQSVRVHEPGLEIWSGAIDPASHLFESPVAPDQARRQHRRYVDVLAANGVTVHTLAGDLAAADALDDLVAEYATVESAVDLGATLATLDPHEKLQLALARARIGPGDAAPASLHVERPISNIFFQRDTTILGDRGPILCTMRSPVRQPEVSIVDRAWEGIGADVVHRASTGPIEGGEFLPLGEFALLGVSGVVDGEEHVIRTSYAAGRALLDAGAVGYDEVGLVRAPIEADRALAAEHDAPSRLMHLLGWVNVAAEGLAVTFPTLARAADVDVFGRTEGGYERRETVSLATYLDRKGYDVIAASHPERWPTNFVAIDDGVVVPLYEPDESGDYRPENNPTIEAMKERGVTIVPDGVGLPTGPLTNGAGGLHCMTTPVNRA
- a CDS encoding dienelactone hydrolase family protein, giving the protein MAPTTQVTIPTDDVTLPGDLTVPEDPIGLVVFAHGSGSSRKSPRNQFVAEQLVNRGLATLLFDLLTEAEDRDRENRFDIALLTDRLVAASEWVDDREDIGHLPTGYFGSSTGAAAALRAAARRPERVQAVVSRGGRVDLAEAAYGSVTAPTRLVVGGADRQVLDLNREAATALACETEVTVVEGAGHLFEGERELEAVADHAGEWFVEHLRPD
- a CDS encoding carboxymuconolactone decarboxylase family protein, coding for MARITLADPADLPPEKRSLLDSLSDADDAVVDHDLEGGTLNVYRALGRNLPILEGFRDFGGAVWHGSDLEPVERELVILATSYHTDMRYEWHQHVRVALDEGISPETILAVSMDRLDELDPEHARLVEYVEHFVAKDVDDETHERLAAHYDEATIVGIGMLSGLYLGLAHVLDALAVDLEAPFVGWELENL
- a CDS encoding ATPase domain-containing protein, producing the protein MTSMIDRLPTGIDSLDRLLDGGIPRGSLVKLAAPPNSQAEILIHEMVAARPTVYLTTMRPAPAVRDSLDRAGVPPDGVAVKEFGPASSAQAAAGAPSMLREAIALIDEIPPETTVVVDPVDVFEWAETDDYLGFLNDLSGVLTRTNSIGVLHCLDGQAVPDHRDVTDYVADIAFQLSADVTDDGIDTRLSVPKFRGRSAPQETVKLDLSGGITVDLSRNIA
- a CDS encoding type IV pilin N-terminal domain-containing protein; amino-acid sequence: MQLKQFLGSDEDRAVSPVIGVVLMLTATVIIGGVVASFVTGMGSGMESAPQASFDFDYDDTDKNVTITHEGGATIAADQLEVRVSGNNTDTIEVSDRVNDSVSTGTEIDIGDVYDDDKVRLVWESPDSDKTSQLGKWVGPDA